From one Rhizobium lentis genomic stretch:
- a CDS encoding LysR family transcriptional regulator, with the protein MDRLTSMAVFVKAVDLGSFAAAAAALGLSGPMVGKHIRFLEDRLGVSLLNRTTRRQSLTDFGRAYYERCRMILAETEAADALAVDHLSEPCGRLRVTMPVHFGRRCVVPILIELAQRHPNLELDLSLSDPVIDLAEGGYDLAIRTGELEDRSGVIARRVARQRMVVCASPAYLDAQGRPERLEDLGRHDAIVYARSARLRPWLFPRGDEPPTEIRPKSRLRLDDLDAIADAATAGMGLAWLPSWLIRDRVQAGMLVVVLSDEPEFPYDCHALWLQTPHLPLRTRLAVNALAAELPKLMA; encoded by the coding sequence ATGGATCGTCTCACCAGCATGGCCGTCTTCGTGAAGGCTGTCGATCTGGGCTCATTCGCAGCGGCGGCCGCGGCGCTTGGCCTGTCCGGACCTATGGTCGGCAAGCATATCCGCTTTCTCGAGGATCGCCTGGGTGTGAGCCTCCTCAATCGGACGACGCGTCGCCAGAGCCTGACGGATTTCGGACGCGCCTATTACGAGCGCTGCCGGATGATCCTTGCGGAGACCGAGGCTGCGGATGCGCTTGCGGTCGATCATCTTTCCGAACCATGCGGAAGGCTACGCGTCACCATGCCCGTTCATTTCGGTCGGCGCTGCGTGGTCCCGATCCTGATCGAACTCGCCCAGCGGCATCCGAATCTCGAACTTGATCTATCGCTCAGCGATCCTGTCATCGACCTTGCGGAGGGCGGCTACGATCTCGCGATCCGCACCGGCGAGTTGGAGGACAGGTCGGGCGTCATTGCGCGCCGTGTCGCGCGCCAGCGCATGGTGGTCTGCGCCTCGCCGGCCTATCTCGATGCCCAAGGCAGGCCCGAGCGGCTTGAGGATCTCGGCAGGCACGATGCAATCGTATATGCCCGCTCCGCCCGGCTCCGCCCGTGGCTTTTTCCGCGCGGCGACGAGCCACCGACTGAAATCAGGCCCAAGAGCCGATTGAGGCTCGACGATCTCGATGCCATTGCTGATGCGGCAACGGCAGGCATGGGGCTCGCCTGGTTGCCCTCCTGGCTTATCCGGGACCGTGTTCAGGCAGGGATGCTAGTGGTGGTGCTGTCGGACGAGCCGGAATTCCCGTATGATTGTCATGCGCTGTGGCTGCAGACACCACACCTGCCGCTCAGGACTCGTCTTGCGGTCAACGCACTGGCGGCTGAATTGCCCAAACTCATGGCGTAG